From Amycolatopsis sp. WQ 127309:
CTGTGCACCTGCGGCCGGTACGACGAGGCGCTCCCGCTGCTGCAGGAGTCCATCCGGATCAAACGGGAGCTCGGCGCCGGCCGGGCCGAGGCGGAGTCGCTGGTCAACCTCAGTTCCCTCTACGAACAGTGGGGCCGTTACGCCGAAGCGGTCGACACGGCGAAGCGGGCCCTGGCGCTGAACCGCGAGCTCGGCGCCCGGGAGAACGAGCTCGTCGCGCTCATCGACCTGTCACTGGCCCACCTCGGGACGGGCGCGGTCGAGGAGGCCGACGCGCAGCTGCGGGTCGCTCGCGAGCTGGGGGAGGACTTCGGCGCGCCCGGCGACGTCGCGCTGGTGTACGCGCTGTCGGCGCTGACCGGGCACCGGCTCGGCCGGATCGAGGAGGCCCGGCGGTTCGTCGGCCTCGGGCTGGCGCACCACAAAGCGCACTGGACGCCGATCCGGCGGGTCGTCATCGACAACCTGATCGGCCGCCTGCGCCGGCTCGAAGGCGACTACGCCGAGGCGCTCGTGCTGCACGAGCGCGCCCACGCGCTGGCCGCCGGCATCGGCTACCGGATCGAAGAGGCCCGCGCGCTGGTCGGCCTGTCCGACGTCCACGCCGCGCGAGGCGCCGCGGACCAGGCCCGGGACTGCCTCGAGCGGGCCGCCGAGATCTTCCGGACCGCCGGGGTCCCGCCCAGAGCCCGCTCCTGAGGCCTCCGCGCGCCGGCGGGAACGAATCGGTAACCGGCGCGGGCAGTGTGGCAGGAGCTACATCCATGTCACGAGGTGTCGTGGCCGCGGGACGACGTCGGCGGACCGCAGGTCACCGAAGTGCGGGGAGTCGCGATGAGACGGCGGTGGGTGGACGGCCGGGCCGGTGCTGCGGGCCCTGACGAGGACGTGGGCCCATGAGCCCGGCCGCGCGGTTGCTGCTCTGCTTTCCTTCGCTCGCGTTCGCGCGGAAGGCCGTGCGCAGCGGTCTCGACCTCCGGCTCGTCGTCGACGCCGGTCAGCGCGCCCTGTTCGCTCCCTTCGCCGCCGACCGGCTGACGCTGGTGGACGCGCGGGACGAGAACGCCGTGGCCGGCGCCGTCGCCCAGGTCGTCCTGCGGTGCGGCATCACCCACGTGCTGGACGGCGAGGGGTTCCCGGCCACTCGCGTGTGCCCCGAGTTCGCCGAGGCCCCGCACGTCCTGGCCGACGACCGGCGGCTGGAAGAGGTGCTCGCGCCGAGCCGGCACCCGATGGTGCGGACCCGGGTGGTCGCCACCGCGGGCGCCGTGCCCGGGGTGGTCGCGGAGATCGGCCTGCCCGCGGTGCTCCGCTCGGGCGACGACGAGACCGTCGTGCGGTCCGGGGCGGCACTGGCCGAGTGGGCGCGTCGCCACGAGCACCGCCCCGGGCCGTTCGCCGCGGGGGAGTTCGTGCCCGGCCCCGAGGTCGTGGTGACGACGTTGACGCACGACGGGATGCACCGCGTCGTGGGCGTCACCGCGCAGCGGGCCGTGGCGCACGGCGTGCGGTACCTGTTCCCGGCGACGGTCGGCGAAGCCGAGGCGAGGGAGGTCCGGGCCACCGTCACGGCGATGCTGGACCTGGTGGGCTACGAGTTCGGGCCCGCCGAGACGTCGGTCGTGCTGTCCGGGCGCGGCCCGCGGATCGTGCGCGCGCGACCGGGCTTCGGGTCCCGCGGGATCGCCCGGCTGATCGAGGTGACGACCGGGTTCGACGTGCAGACCGAGCTGTGCCGCGCGCTGGCCGGGGTGCCGGTCCGCCCGCCGGCGCCGAGGTGGTTCGCGGGTGCGGAGTTCCTCCGCCCGCCCAGCACCGGAGTGCGCGTGCTGGCCGAGGGGGCGACGCCCGAGATCGTCGAAGAGCGTCTCGACGCTGCCCGCCGCCGGACACTGGCCTGCGGCGATACCGCGGTTCCCGCCCGCTATGTCCGGAATACCGGGGCGGGGGAGGTGAGCGGTATCGAGGACGGACGGAATCGGGAACCAGAGCTGTGATCGTCATTCTTGTCGATGGCTCGTGAACGGCTTGTGGATGACAAGAGGGAGTGGTGACCATGCGGAACGGATCGGATGACGCGACGTCGGGGGACAGCAAGGCGCGGGGGGCGCGGACGGCTTTCGTGGTGCTCGCCTTCGTCGCGGCGGGCTTGGGCGTGAGCCAGGCGGTTCCAGGAGGTGCGCCCGTCGCGGCCGGTGCGCACCCCGGTGTGCACTCCGGGGCCCACGCGCCGGCCGGTAGCGGTTCCGGCGAGGGCCCGAACCACTAGATCCCGGTGGCTGCGCGCACGGCGTAGAACCGGTCGAGCGCGAAACAATTCCGAATTTCCCAATTTCTGATTACCGGTGCAGGTGAGCTGTGTCCGGTGCGGGTGTTTCTTCCGGCCGAGGAGAACGACGGTGGACGACCAAGTGACCGCGATTCGGTGCTCGCGAACGGGTGCAGTCCCGACGGGTCGGGAAAGCGTTTTCCCGGGGGCCCGCCGATGACGACGATCGACGAACCCACGACACCCCCGGCGGTACCCCAGGACCTGCGCGCCCTGGTCGGTGAGCTGAACACCGCCCGTCGGCGCGCCGAGGACGGGCCGTCCCCGGACGCGACCCGGACCCAGCGCGCCAAGGGCAAGCTGACCGTGCGGGACCGGCTGGCGCTGCTGTTCGACGCCGGTTCGTTCCACGAGATCGAGCGTTTCCGGCACCACCGCTCGTCCGGGTTCGGGCTCGAGCACCGGCGTCCCGCGACCGACGGCGTCGTCACCGGCTGGGGGACGGTCTTCGGTCGCACGGTCTTCGCCTACGCCCACGACTTCCGGATCTTCGGCGGCTCGCTGGGGGAAGCGCACGCGGCGAAGATCCAGAAGCTGATGGACATGGCCGGCGCGGCGGGCGCCCCGCTGGTCTCGTTGTCCGACGGCGCCGGCGCCCGCATCCAGGAAGGCGTCACGGCGCTGGCCGGGTACGGCGGGATCTTCGAGCGCAACGTCCGGTTCTCCGGGGTGATCCCGCAGATCAGCGTGATGCTCGGCCCGTGCGCCGGCGGTGCGACCTACTCGCCGGCGTTGACGGACTTCGTGTTCATGGTGCGCGGCATCGCGCAGATGTACATCACCGGCCCGGACGTCGTCCGCTCGGTGACCGGCGAGGAGATCACCCACGAGCAGCTCGGCGGGGCCGCGGTGCACGCGACCGTGTCCGGCGCGAGCGGGTTCGTCCACGACACCGAGGAAGAGTGCCTCGAAGACGTCCGGTACCTGATCTCGCTGCTGCCGGCCAACAACCGTGAGCTGGCCCCGTCGGTCGAGCCGTCCGACGCGCCGGACCGGCGCTGTGAGCGGCTGCTGGACCTCGTGCCCGCCGACGTCGCGCAGGCCTACGACATGCGCGCGGTCGTCGAAGAGGTCGTGGACGACGGCGAGCTGTTCGAGGTGCACGCGTCCTGGGCGCGCAACGTCATCTGCGGGCTGGCCCGGCTGGACGGGCACGTGGTCGGCGTCGTCGCCAACCAGCCCGCCGTGCTGGCCGGCGTGCTGGACATCCCGGCGTCGGAGAAGGCCGCGCGGTTCGTGCAGATGTGCGACGCCTTCAGCATCCCGCTCGTCACCCTGGTCGACGTCCCGGGGTTCCTGCCCGGCAGCGACCAGGAGCACGGCGGCATCATCCGGCACGGCGCGAAGCTGCTCTACGCCTACTGCAACGCCTCGGTGCCCCGCGTCCAGGTCGTCCTGCGCAAGGCGTACGGCGGGGCCTACATCGTGATGGACTCCCGTTCGATCGGCTGTGACCTGTCCTTCGCCTGGCCCACCAACGAAATCGCGGTGATGGGGGCCGAGGGCGCGGCGAACGTGGTGTTCCGCAAGGAGATCAACGCGGCGCTGGACCCGGACGCGGTGCGGGCGAAGCTGATCGAGGAGTACCGGACGAACCTGATGCACGGCTACTACGCGGCCGAGCGCGGGCTCGTCGACGACGTGATCGACCCGGCCGACACCCGGCGGATCCTGATCGACGCGCTGGGGACGCTGCGCTCGAAACACGCGCAGCTGCCGCAGCGCAAGCACGGGAACCCGCCGACATGACCCCGCCGGTGGTGATCACGCGGGGCGCGCCCGACGACGCGGAACTGGCGGCGCTGCTCGCGGTGATCACGTCGCTGCGCCGGGAACCGCCCCCGCTCCCGCTGCGGGCCGTCGCGCCCTGGGGACCCGACGACCGCGCCTACCGGCCGCCGGGCATGTGGAGCTCGGGACGAGCACCCCGCCGCCCCGTTCAGCGCCGGTAGCCCGGCCGAGGAGACCGAGGAGATTCCCATGCTGGAACTCAGCTTGCTCGGACCCCTGCGCGTGGAAAGCCCGCGCGGGGAGGTCCGCACGACGTCCACCAAGATCAGGCAGGTCCTCGCCCTGCTGGCGCTCGAGAGCCCGAGCGCCGTCGGCATCGACCGCATCATCCACGAGCTCTGGCCGCAGCGGCCGCCGAAGTCGGCCGTGGGGACCATCCAGACCTACGTCTACCACCTGCGCAAGCAGCTGGCCGGGCACGTCGGCTGCGGCACCAAGGTCCTCGCCACGGTCAACAACGGCTACCTGCTGTCGGTCGACCCGGACGCCATCGACGCCCGCCGCTTCGAACAGGTCGTGCGGGAGGGCCGCGTGGTGCTGGACGCCGGCCACGCCGCCGAAGCCTCCCGCAAGATGGAGGAGGCCCTCGCCATGTGGCACGGCGCCGCGCTCGCCGACGTGCGGCAGGGTCCGTCGCTGGACGCCGAGGCCGTCCGGCTGGAGGGCCTGCGCGAAGCCGCGCTGGAGCTGCGCGTCCAGGCCGACCTCGAGCAGGAGCACCTGCCCGAGGTGATCCCGGAGCTGCAGGCCCTGATCCGCCGCTACCCGCTGCGCGAGCGCTTCCACCACCAGCTCGTCTCCGC
This genomic window contains:
- a CDS encoding acyl-CoA carboxylase subunit beta encodes the protein MTTIDEPTTPPAVPQDLRALVGELNTARRRAEDGPSPDATRTQRAKGKLTVRDRLALLFDAGSFHEIERFRHHRSSGFGLEHRRPATDGVVTGWGTVFGRTVFAYAHDFRIFGGSLGEAHAAKIQKLMDMAGAAGAPLVSLSDGAGARIQEGVTALAGYGGIFERNVRFSGVIPQISVMLGPCAGGATYSPALTDFVFMVRGIAQMYITGPDVVRSVTGEEITHEQLGGAAVHATVSGASGFVHDTEEECLEDVRYLISLLPANNRELAPSVEPSDAPDRRCERLLDLVPADVAQAYDMRAVVEEVVDDGELFEVHASWARNVICGLARLDGHVVGVVANQPAVLAGVLDIPASEKAARFVQMCDAFSIPLVTLVDVPGFLPGSDQEHGGIIRHGAKLLYAYCNASVPRVQVVLRKAYGGAYIVMDSRSIGCDLSFAWPTNEIAVMGAEGAANVVFRKEINAALDPDAVRAKLIEEYRTNLMHGYYAAERGLVDDVIDPADTRRILIDALGTLRSKHAQLPQRKHGNPPT
- a CDS encoding acyl-CoA carboxylase epsilon subunit; amino-acid sequence: MTPPVVITRGAPDDAELAALLAVITSLRREPPPLPLRAVAPWGPDDRAYRPPGMWSSGRAPRRPVQRR
- a CDS encoding AfsR/SARP family transcriptional regulator, with the translated sequence MLELSLLGPLRVESPRGEVRTTSTKIRQVLALLALESPSAVGIDRIIHELWPQRPPKSAVGTIQTYVYHLRKQLAGHVGCGTKVLATVNNGYLLSVDPDAIDARRFEQVVREGRVVLDAGHAAEASRKMEEALAMWHGAALADVRQGPSLDAEAVRLEGLREAALELRVQADLEQEHLPEVIPELQALIRRYPLRERFHHQLVSALNRAGRRADALSAYRHTCRVLNEELGLDPSDELRRLHQIVLTGQTRTPALEGR